The Vicia villosa cultivar HV-30 ecotype Madison, WI linkage group LG1, Vvil1.0, whole genome shotgun sequence genome includes a region encoding these proteins:
- the LOC131622274 gene encoding transcription repressor OFP5-like: MMKWGGNARKPSSSSSSSSGSFSWLSKLKHMRIINSDSNKEKKKPTASVKDIPSPPSCFDIGGRNGKKNGRRSQSQGAIKLDQKDVIRLEDERKLVNDKKSLIQVDEFDRDKEYENIRRRFERKAQQVLEEQLLKLEREAKEVEELQYESPRTICTPRTSTTTTRSFASSNAGLKKISCSLRNITVNASSEKKQVSEKQNSKEIEDLKVKTQEKQRRKVKKVSRVKIYSPRMISKLEISRIKALEEMRNKAKQKMKRENKEEIMEEISINIKPELDSFAVIKCSLNPKQDFRDSMIEMIEEKRISKAEEMEELLACYLTLNADEYHDLIIKVFRQVWFDMSQYGFGIN, encoded by the coding sequence ATGATGAAATGGGGTGGAAATGCAAGAaaaccttcatcatcttcttcatcttcttctggtTCTTTTTCTTGGCTTTCAAAGCTAAAACACATGAGAATCATCAATTCAGATTCAAATAAGGAAAAGAAGAAACCTACTGCATCGGTTAAGGATATTCCATCTCCACCTTCTTGTTTCGATATCGGCGGAAGGAATGGTAAGAAGAATGGAAGAAGATCGCAATCACAAGGTGCAATAAAGTTAGATCAGAAGGATGTGATTCGTTTAGAAGACGAGAGAAAACTGGTAAATGATAAGAAGAGTTTGATCCAGGTTGATGAGTTTGATAGAgataaagaatatgaaaatataaGGAGAAGATTCGAGCGAAAAGCGCAACAGGTTCTGGAAGAACAGCTTTTGAAGTTAGAAAGAGAAGCAAAGGAAGTTGAAGAGCTTCAATATGAATCTCCGAGAACAATTTGTACACCAAGAACAAGTACAACAACAACGCGTTCTTTTGCTTCGTCTAATGCAGGTTTGAAGAAGATTTCTTGTAGCCTAAGAAACATCACAGTGAATGCATCATCCGAGAAGAAACAGGTTTCTGAGAAGCAAAATtcgaaagaaattgaagatttgAAGGTGAAGACGCAAGAAAAACAAAGGAGGAAAGTAAAGAAGGTTTCGAGGGTGAAGATATATTCACCAAGGATGATATCAAAACTTGAAATAAGCAGAATAAAAGCGTTAGAAGAGATGAGGAACAAGGCAAAGCAAAAGATGAAGAGAGAAAACAAGGAAGAGATTATGGAGGagattagtattaatattaaacCAGAATTAGATAGTTTTGCTGTGATTAAGTGTTCATTGAATCCAAAGCAGGATTTTAGAGATTCAATGATTGAGATGATTGAAGAGAAGAGGATTAGTAAGGCAGAAGAAATGGAAGAGTTGTTGGCATGTTATTTGACTTTGAATGCTGATGAGTATCATGATCTGATAATCAAAGTGTTTAGGCAGGTATGGTTTGATATGAGTCAGTATGGTTTTGGtattaattaa